The sequence AGCAGAAACCACCACGTccaattttttaatagttttattcATATGATTGTTTAAAAGTACattcattattaatttacttttaagtACATTATAGCCTTGattgatcaaaatttaaaaatgaacatACATTCACTTGGCTTTTTAAGTGCATGTTTATGTTTGCTTTATTGTTACAAACATACTTTTGGAACAAAATGAGATTTACAAAAACATTCAGATCCTTTCTTTTGCAAAACTGTGTTTGTAAACCATTagatttatcttaaaaaatttacaccGCATTTTGAACAGAAATCTAAACATAACAAGTTTTTAGTCAAACTCTctttaaaaacactttttttttcaacttcaaAACCAGTTTGTTTAAAAGTTCAAacatgaataacacaagtttcctAATCTGCCTCGTGTGTTAGCTGTTATATATACCTGCGACAATTAATTAGGGTTAAAATATAGTTTAGCATGACGTGGTTCAATTCAGTTcacaattattttaagaataatactAATAGTAATGCCTCTCCCTCTCATCAGTTTTATTGCTATCATTAGCCTGTTATATTATACACCAATCCCATTTTCTATTTTACAAAGCCAGTTCAATAGCCATTTTACctaatattttacattaaacGTGCATTCTAATTTACAAAGAAACGTACAAAGGTTCCAAAGAATTTAACATAATTCCAACATACCATTTTGATTTGGAGGCAAGCTGATGAGGCAAAGAAAACAAGTTAGCAGTAATTAATCATTATGAACATATCAAAATATTCATTTCTCaaattattgtaatattctAAGTTAGAACAATAGattgggaaagaaaaaaaaaagtacagcaAGGTGTATCCAAAACAACAACTTAGTATCGAATATGGATACATGGCTAACATGTACATTTGACCACTGCCTCTGCCCTTGTTGTGTgttgtttggaaaaaaaatatatgattatacATTTTCAGGATGACCATTGATCAGGTAAGGTGAGAAAGTATGTAGTCATGGCCTTCCTGAATCTTTTCTTGTATTGCTTAGGAGAAACTATTGTGGGAGCAGCATTTTTTGGACCCCCAAGTATCCCTGATGCCTTCACCCATGTCTCTAAATGCTTGTCCCATGTGTATTGTCTCATGAAATCAATGATCCCCAAAACCAGTTCTTTGCTATCATCGTCCACCCCAACCAGCAAAGAATAGTCCATCACATAAACAGACTGAAGAACCAAAAATGTTGTAGAAAGTAAGTAACAAGTAACAACCTTGCAATAGAGGCAATTGCTACACTTAAGTAAGTGGTAAGACCAAGAAATGGCTAGTTAAAACATTTGTCATAAAGTGAAATCATTGTTTGCATGCATGGTTCAAGGGAAATTTGTCAAGAGATCATTTTATAGAAGCCACATGATTAACATAATAAACAAGCCTCAAGAGATACCATGGACACTTAGGCATAACTTATGGATACAGCTAAGTGCTAAGCAAATTATAATTCTgtataacttaatttaaaaatgctAGATGTAACCTTTAGCCATTTAAGGTTGTTTAGAAGCCAAAATAAAGCTTACCGCCAAAAAGGATGTGTCATTCCATACAGCTCTTTCCAGTCTTCTCTTAGCCCTACTCCCAAGAAATATGGGTTTTGTTCTCAATGTTTCTAACAAATTCATGTCTAGCATCACTTTGTTTGTCCCGGTTGTGTCTGGATTATACCTGGATCTTTCTGAGCCCTTGAGATCATATACCCTGGATATGTTTCTCTTGTAAAAGAGATTCTCCATTACCATCAGATCTATTTTTGTTTCCTTGCCACCTTTTGGGTATTTGACAGTGACCTgccaccaaaacaagaaacattgtaaacataaaatttacatttataCACCAGTCTGGCGCCTGTATACAAAATGTCAAATAAAGACTTGAGTTCTCAGTTCTCACCTGATAAATACCAAGAATTTTGGCAAGACAAGTTGGCCCTCCTGAGTTGAGGGCATCCATCAGGTATTTGAAATACTGAGGTGCAAATTTTTCAAAGGACTCCAATTCTGTCTTTGTCACTTGTTTAATAATAAACCTCTCGTCCAATGATTTAGCGAAATATACATTACTTTTCCCTCCTTGTGCACTCCATCTCCGGCAACGGCTCATGGATCGCACAAAATCAACCTCATTGGGGCAGCATTTTTTTCTAAGTGATTCAAACTGCTGTGCAAAATAGCAAGTGACAGAAAAATTCACTTTACCTCCAGCTCCCACAGAATCATCGCCAAAGGAAATTTGCAAGTGTAAAGATTTTTTGGAGTCCCTGAGAAGAGAACCAACAGAAGATGGAACATCTTCAGACCCATAACTACCATAATTGATATAATCCAAGTCCAGACTACCCCATGCAGAAAAGCCAGAAGTAGCTAAATCTTCTTTGCTTCTCTCACGAGCAATCCTACTCTCTTGCATATCTGACTTACCAGACACCCAATCTTCATATTCCTTGGAACTAAGGGCATAGGATATTATGCTAGAGTAATCATTGTCATAGACCGCAATAACTCTATCACCATGATATGTTTGGGAAAGTAGCAATCGAGCACCTTCAGCTATGCCTGACACAGAGGAAATGAATGATGGTGTGGAGCTCAGAATCAGATTTAGTTTCTGAGTCTCCCATGGCAACATTTGAAAGTAAGACCGCAATATGTTAGAGAGGGGGTCTCTAACCATATTCCCGTAATCTCCAGAAGCATGAAAAGATCTAAGTGTCGATAAATGTAAAGATGAGGGCaagatttttcttattctttcctGAACTCTTACTGCTGAATCAAAAGAATGAACTCTCACTGGTTGTGACACCCTTCTAAAAGGAGGACTATCATGTTGATTCGGCCGCTGAATACTTCCAGCTGGGACGGCATTAGCTTGAGGTTGATCAGTTCCAGTCCATGCAGAATCTATTCTCTCAGAAAGATTGGACTCATTTGATGGGAAACACTCGGATAATGTTCTGTTAAGTTCACCATCTGAATGTACTTTCTCTCCCTCAAGATAACATGTAAATGATCCCGAAGCACAAGGTTCAAGTGTGTCATCTGGCTCTGCAAGCATATGACTCTCATGAGATTCATGCAATTTTGAAAGGCGAGTATTATTTTGCTCAAGTCCACAATCAAAATTCTGCTCCTTGTGAAGTGAGTCAACTCTTAACTCTTTAACATCTGCACATAATTCATTTTCTTGTTTAACCTTGGAGCTAAAACTTCTTTTAATGAGAGAGTCCAATGAGAATAGTCGGTGATCCCAAACATGTGAACCAATAAGAAGAGAACGCCTCAACCGATTTAGTTCCAGAATGTCTAATTTCATCATCCCTGGTTGTGTGGCCACTGAGCCTGACTGTAGCAAACACTACATACACATGCATAAGAAAAGGAGGGGGGACAGGAAATTAGATACAAGTATTAAAGTATATTCATCAGTAAAGCACACATAAAAACACTTGAACCTGACAAGGTTCTACAAAACCAAGTACCATAAGGCAACAATGATACATTACATAGACAGCATATATACACTAGCTTGCTTACATGATAATCAGTTCTTTCTCTTTGAAGCATATCTTTCAGATCCAGTATGTAGTTTTGAATGTCACATGTATCCGCCGACTCATTTCCAATACCAGGAGACACAATCTTTGTTTCCAGCCGTTCAAGCACGTTAGATATCTCCACATACAAGGTTTCCACTTTAATAAAAAGCTGCACAAAAGAATAAGGAAAgtgaagttaattttttataccaAGGAGCAGATAAACTAAAATTTACAATTACTCTagaatatacatacatacatacatacatacatatatgtatgtatatatatatatatattgttcagAACTACATTTAAAATAGCAAAGAAAATATTGTAGCTTTTTTATATCACCTCTCCTGCCTCCTTTATAATCCACTCCTCTTGGATGTGGCCAAATTCCAACACAGATGGAGGTAGATGGACAGAAAGAATATCAATAGGGGAATACCGGAAGAAAGCAACCATGCTCCCAAACCTGTTACACATAAGGTTGTTTGTTACCTTTCAAGTATTGATAACCAACACAAATTACATAACAAAAAATTGATTGGTGATTCCTTGTCTGGATGATTTACCCATAGAAACGGAGGCAATCCCTCTGCAAAGAATGTCCACAGGTTGCAACTCGATTTGCAGTTGCATGGTTTGAAAAGCTAAGTTCCAAGAACTTTCCAAAAGATAATCCCCAAGCAGCATTCGACATAACAACTCTCTGAGTTGCTGGTGGAACTCCATCCTCAAATGGACACCTCAGACACCGGTGCCACATCCAAATCTTGCCATCTCTTTCCCCTGGTAACTTCACAGAGGGAAGGCACCGAACATTGATTGTAAGATTTCCTTGCTGGTGAGTAAAACATAGGACGTGAGCCTCTGCTGGCTCTTTACAAGACTGGCAGCAACATGCCTGGAAAAAGCAATTCATGTCCTTTCACTTCAGAAATAACTAGTAccagaaaacacaaaaataaacacAACTTACCTGATCAAACAGATCATCACGAAGATATCTCCCAAGAGGCTTATCAAAAGATCCATAAAATTTAAAGCGCAGCAACCTAGTACGTTCACATACAGTTCCTTTTGATACACAATGACTGGAAAAGTACACCAATATGCTCTGATGACCATCAGTGGCAGAAAAGAATTCACCAGAAAGCTCATCCTCATTAGGCTTGTCTTTTGAGTCAGCAACTTCACCACACTCCCTCTCGTCTTGAACCATGGCTTGTTGCAATTCTGATTGCAAAAGGTCTCTTGTACTAAATATAGTCTCTCCGTCTGATTCATTGCACTGATGTAAATAATCTGATTCTACAGTCAAATTAGAAGTTAAATTATTATAGAATGAATCAGAGAGTACACTCTCGGCTCTATAACCTGCCATGGTGCCTGTATATGAATGACAACTAAGGTCATCAAGATGCTCTGGCACTGATCCCAAATTTTCAAGCTTTAAATCAAGGCCAGCAAAGTCTTTCACTCTAGAAGCATCGTCAACCTCTGATTGGCACATGGTTGTAGAAAAGGAGTTAGGTATCATAGAAATATCAGTGTCAGCAGTTGCACTCTCTGGCATGTCAGTAGAGTTTTTTACTATCATTTTAGGTAGGGTAGCACCCTCATCGGCAAGGAATGAAGTCTCAAGAGATAAGTGATAGGCTGCAAAAACTGCATATTGCACAAcatgtttaattttctttagttCTTCACGGCATGTGCCCTTCAGCAAGACCTATAATGAGAATCAAAATCAGAAACAGACACCATTGCACATCCATATCCATACCTTACACAAAAAGAAACATGTAaaaaaacatggaagaaaataaaaagaaaaaggaatacCGTGCAACCCAACCGCCGTGGACAACCTTCAAAAAACATTAATGTTTTGGTTGGCTTTTTGTTCAACTGATGAGTAGTCTCATGATCTTCCATCATTCTGTCTAACCGGAACAACTCACAGTGCCCCAATCGTGCTTTAGATAAACAATCCACTGATGGAGTGACAAGAGCGCCAGTGCACCGAGCTATACGCTCCAGCAAAGGCCTTTTAACATTCAACACCAAGGAGATTTCCTTTGCCAGCAAATATTCCTGCGCACATGAAGCTACACTTTTTTCTACCAGCAAAACATTTGGTCGAAGAGCCTCAATTTTCGAAATAATCATCTTCAGATGATCATTTTCCTGCCAGCATTTACAAATGAGAATTTCTTtcgaagaaagaaaaaaaaactgaaacggAAAGACACATAATCCTATGTGAGTCATGAAGGCACCTGCTGTAACAATGTATCAAAAGAAGCCAATTGATTTGGAACTTTCTGATATTCCAGAGCTCCACCTAAAAGGAGTAGTCTAGGCTTTCTGTATTGAGAGGTCATGCGCTTGtgcttaatattttttgtgCAAACTACTCCTTTGACAAGGGTGCTACAAAaccaaaaatcataatttaatggTGAATCACATAGAAGTACCTAGGAACAAGGCAGGGATTTACAAGGTATATAGGCAAATTTCGGAAGATATGTTACCTCTCACTTGGGCTTCCAGATGCCACACATTTGACCTTCACATAATCACCTGGATCCATACTGCCACCTTTGCTGGTATCTGGTCTCACAAAGTTAGCAGCCTGCCACGCTACTGTTGCAACTATGTCAAGCCAGTCCTCAGAATCATTTTCCTTACCAACTTTAATTCCCTCTCCCTGTAAAAGCTGTGAAACAAGAGCTCTAAAATGCCCTTGGATGACTGATTTTAAAGGTTCCTTGTTTTCGTCATTATGTTTCTCCTTTCCAGGAAACATATTAGATAGACTGCAACTGGATGAGAACAAGGCACCTGAGTCACCAATATCATCATCCTCGTCATCATATGCAAAGAAATTACCTTCTGCATCATCGTTCTCATCATCAGGCGGTGGGGGGAACCAAATATGACCACTGTTTTCAAAATCCAATGGCCTCTGCGAATTCTCATTCTGGTTCCGGAAAATAGACAAGTCGTCAGAAAAATAAGCAGTAGTATATGCATCCTCAGTCCCTTGTTCAGGCTTTCTTAAAACAGCCATACTTTGTTGACCCAAGGGACCATCATTCTGAGGGATGTGGCCTTTCTCCTGCCCCTTCTGTTCAGGAAGCCCAGCCCTACTAGAAGTAAAACCAATCCTAGAAGGGCTATCTGAAGGACTCGACCCCACAGAATTATAGTTGTAAGTGTCATGTCTAGCACTAACGCTACTTGAATCTATATCTGAATAAGTATCACAATATGTACGTGACGATGGGCTGAGAAGGAGCTTCCTAGATTCCTCCATCCCCTCTTCATCACTCCTACATTTATACACAACACATATCAACTACAAAGGAGTTTTGAGGAAGAGGGACTACTTGAATTATGCAAGTAACTTTTAGTTTTCAAACAATTATAAAGGATCATTTTGTTCTCGAAATTCAAGGATAAGAAAACATATATGTGAGAACATATATTCATcatcaattaaaataacaatgaaaatTTACCCTTTCAATTGTAATAGTAATAGAACATGGAACACCATTATGTTAAGATATCAGATACGCAACAACTTTCTAATGAAATTCCaaaaaatacaaaccaaaaacatataACTTCCCGTAATGATGATGAAAATATGATTACCTGAAGGTAGGTGGATGAGTAGATACCGAAGAAGGGTGAGTACAAGATGAGTTCACACGCTTGTTGACCACAGAACAAGGATAACATCCATAATCCAGATCGTGGAAACAGCTATCGAAGTGAGTTCCCTGATTCAGTTCAGCATTGAGAGGAGAACCGAGTCTATCACTCTCAACACTAAAGCATGGAGAAGGTGGCTCAGGACTTTGTCTTGGACTCTCTTGTGGAGAGACAGAAGGGTGCACTTTCTCACTGCACTTCTTCTGACCCTCAAAACACATCCTCCTACTATTGGCATCTGAACAGAACTTGCTTGAACGAATGGTTTCCTTAATTCCAGTGTTATCAGATTCACGATTCGACAGGTCACAACCCCGG comes from Glycine soja cultivar W05 chromosome 20, ASM419377v2, whole genome shotgun sequence and encodes:
- the LOC114402801 gene encoding putative 1-phosphatidylinositol-3-phosphate 5-kinase FAB1C isoform X2; translated protein: MGIPDSSLLDLIEKVRSWVSWGGSDLCYLSEKFDMLHHSGCKMCCECNRNLGEMNQQQNYNCKSCGRWLCGKCIRGCDLSNRESDNTGIKETIRSSKFCSDANSRRMCFEGQKKCSEKVHPSVSPQESPRQSPEPPSPCFSVESDRLGSPLNAELNQGTHFDSCFHDLDYGCYPCSVVNKRVNSSCTHPSSVSTHPPTFRSDEEGMEESRKLLLSPSSRTYCDTYSDIDSSSVSARHDTYNYNSVGSSPSDSPSRIGFTSSRAGLPEQKGQEKGHIPQNDGPLGQQSMAVLRKPEQGTEDAYTTAYFSDDLSIFRNQNENSQRPLDFENSGHIWFPPPPDDENDDAEGNFFAYDDEDDDIGDSGALFSSSCSLSNMFPGKEKHNDENKEPLKSVIQGHFRALVSQLLQGEGIKVGKENDSEDWLDIVATVAWQAANFVRPDTSKGGSMDPGDYVKVKCVASGSPSESTLVKGVVCTKNIKHKRMTSQYRKPRLLLLGGALEYQKVPNQLASFDTLLQQENDHLKMIISKIEALRPNVLLVEKSVASCAQEYLLAKEISLVLNVKRPLLERIARCTGALVTPSVDCLSKARLGHCELFRLDRMMEDHETTHQLNKKPTKTLMFFEGCPRRLGCTVLLKGTCREELKKIKHVVQYAVFAAYHLSLETSFLADEGATLPKMIVKNSTDMPESATADTDISMIPNSFSTTMCQSEVDDASRVKDFAGLDLKLENLGSVPEHLDDLSCHSYTGTMADGETIFSTRDLLQSELQQAMVQDERECGEVADSKDKPNEDELSGEFFSATDGHQSILVYFSSHCVSKGTVCERTRLLRFKFYGSFDKPLGRYLRDDLFDQACCCQSCKEPAEAHVLCFTHQQGNLTINVRCLPSVKLPGERDGKIWMWHRCLRCPFEDGVPPATQRVVMSNAAWGLSFGKFLELSFSNHATANRVATCGHSLQRDCLRFYGFGSMVAFFRYSPIDILSVHLPPSVLEFGHIQEEWIIKEAGELFIKVETLYVEISNVLERLETKIVSPGIGNESADTCDIQNYILDLKDMLQRERTDYHCLLQSGSVATQPGMMKLDILELNRLRRSLLIGSHVWDHRLFSLDSLIKRSFSSKVKQENELCADVKELRVDSLHKEQNFDCGLEQNNTRLSKLHESHESHMLAEPDDTLEPCASGSFTCYLEGEKVHSDGELNRTLSECFPSNESNLSERIDSAWTGTDQPQANAVPAGSIQRPNQHDSPPFRRVSQPVRVHSFDSAVRVQERIRKILPSSLHLSTLRSFHASGDYGNMVRDPLSNILRSYFQMLPWETQKLNLILSSTPSFISSVSGIAEGARLLLSQTYHGDRVIAVYDNDYSSIISYALSSKEYEDWVSGKSDMQESRIARERSKEDLATSGFSAWGSLDLDYINYGSYGSEDVPSSVGSLLRDSKKSLHLQISFGDDSVGAGGKVNFSVTCYFAQQFESLRKKCCPNEVDFVRSMSRCRRWSAQGGKSNVYFAKSLDERFIIKQVTKTELESFEKFAPQYFKYLMDALNSGGPTCLAKILGIYQVTVKYPKGGKETKIDLMVMENLFYKRNISRVYDLKGSERSRYNPDTTGTNKVMLDMNLLETLRTKPIFLGSRAKRRLERAVWNDTSFLASVYVMDYSLLVGVDDDSKELVLGIIDFMRQYTWDKHLETWVKASGILGGPKNAAPTIVSPKQYKKRFRKAMTTYFLTLPDQWSS
- the LOC114402801 gene encoding putative 1-phosphatidylinositol-3-phosphate 5-kinase FAB1C isoform X1, giving the protein MGIPDSSLLDLIEKVRSWVSWGGSDLCYLSEKFDMLHHSGCKMCCECNRNLGEMNQQQNYNCKSCGRWLCGKCIRGCDLSNRESDNTGIKETIRSSKFCSDANSRRMCFEGQKKCSEKVHPSVSPQESPRQSPEPPSPCFSVESDRLGSPLNAELNQGTHFDSCFHDLDYGCYPCSVVNKRVNSSCTHPSSVSTHPPTFRSDEEGMEESRKLLLSPSSRTYCDTYSDIDSSSVSARHDTYNYNSVGSSPSDSPSRIGFTSSRAGLPEQKGQEKGHIPQNDGPLGQQSMAVLRKPEQGTEDAYTTAYFSDDLSIFRNQNENSQRPLDFENSGHIWFPPPPDDENDDAEGNFFAYDDEDDDIGDSGALFSSSCSLSNMFPGKEKHNDENKEPLKSVIQGHFRALVSQLLQGEGIKVGKENDSEDWLDIVATVAWQAANFVRPDTSKGGSMDPGDYVKVKCVASGSPSESTLVKGVVCTKNIKHKRMTSQYRKPRLLLLGGALEYQKVPNQLASFDTLLQQENDHLKMIISKIEALRPNVLLVEKSVASCAQEYLLAKEISLVLNVKRPLLERIARCTGALVTPSVDCLSKARLGHCELFRLDRMMEDHETTHQLNKKPTKTLMFFEGCPRRLGCTVLLKGTCREELKKIKHVVQYAVFAAYHLSLETSFLADEGATLPKMIVKNSTDMPESATADTDISMIPNSFSTTMCQSEVDDASRVKDFAGLDLKLENLGSVPEHLDDLSCHSYTGTMAGYRAESVLSDSFYNNLTSNLTVESDYLHQCNESDGETIFSTRDLLQSELQQAMVQDERECGEVADSKDKPNEDELSGEFFSATDGHQSILVYFSSHCVSKGTVCERTRLLRFKFYGSFDKPLGRYLRDDLFDQACCCQSCKEPAEAHVLCFTHQQGNLTINVRCLPSVKLPGERDGKIWMWHRCLRCPFEDGVPPATQRVVMSNAAWGLSFGKFLELSFSNHATANRVATCGHSLQRDCLRFYGFGSMVAFFRYSPIDILSVHLPPSVLEFGHIQEEWIIKEAGELFIKVETLYVEISNVLERLETKIVSPGIGNESADTCDIQNYILDLKDMLQRERTDYHCLLQSGSVATQPGMMKLDILELNRLRRSLLIGSHVWDHRLFSLDSLIKRSFSSKVKQENELCADVKELRVDSLHKEQNFDCGLEQNNTRLSKLHESHESHMLAEPDDTLEPCASGSFTCYLEGEKVHSDGELNRTLSECFPSNESNLSERIDSAWTGTDQPQANAVPAGSIQRPNQHDSPPFRRVSQPVRVHSFDSAVRVQERIRKILPSSLHLSTLRSFHASGDYGNMVRDPLSNILRSYFQMLPWETQKLNLILSSTPSFISSVSGIAEGARLLLSQTYHGDRVIAVYDNDYSSIISYALSSKEYEDWVSGKSDMQESRIARERSKEDLATSGFSAWGSLDLDYINYGSYGSEDVPSSVGSLLRDSKKSLHLQISFGDDSVGAGGKVNFSVTCYFAQQFESLRKKCCPNEVDFVRSMSRCRRWSAQGGKSNVYFAKSLDERFIIKQVTKTELESFEKFAPQYFKYLMDALNSGGPTCLAKILGIYQVTVKYPKGGKETKIDLMVMENLFYKRNISRVYDLKGSERSRYNPDTTGTNKVMLDMNLLETLRTKPIFLGSRAKRRLERAVWNDTSFLASVYVMDYSLLVGVDDDSKELVLGIIDFMRQYTWDKHLETWVKASGILGGPKNAAPTIVSPKQYKKRFRKAMTTYFLTLPDQWSS